A genomic region of Trifolium pratense cultivar HEN17-A07 linkage group LG3, ARS_RC_1.1, whole genome shotgun sequence contains the following coding sequences:
- the LOC123916594 gene encoding uncharacterized protein LOC123916594 isoform X1: MHPTRYRQPQPYKHNMNVCLTCGHRGDSKLLIYCIQCKACAEHSYCLEKIHRNEDGKVIWRCEDCTPNIPKCKPEPSRKSERISYATEAKYKRMIMKKKSCAFRKQTLFRSNEGESVGCLAKKETGKVLRTLENENVLCKQPESPKVNETEKVLPTLENENVLRKHPESPKVNETEKVLPTLENENVLCKQPESPKVNETDKVLPTLENENVLLKQPDSPKVKDPSNISYGKQAMDCEIYAESEVLSTMPQFLHYPEFDEHSRAQPLRDPIWTGQFRLNNATHFHLVAYMSSKASPKFKLAVTELPKVFDVEMLPRRVIWPQSFDVHPPNSDDIALYFVPQYASDERNFNRVLNEAIEQDKALKVVSNNLNIFIFSSHLLPPDDRRISQKYYLWSVFKPKPRK; the protein is encoded by the exons ATGCATCCAACAAGGTATCGTCAACCACAACCTTACAAACACAAT ATGAATGTCTGTCTAACATGTGGTCATAGAGGAGATTCAAAGCTCCTCATATACTGTATCCAGTGTAAAGCTTGTGCTGAACATAG TTATTGTCTAGAGAAGATCCACCGGAATGAGGATGGGAAAGTAATCTGGAGATGCGAGGACTGTACTCCAAATATCCCAAAATGCAAACCTGAACCGTCAAGAAAAAGCGAACGCATAAGTTATGCAACTGAAGCTAAATATAAAAGGATGATAATGAAAAAGAAGAGTTGTGCATTTAGAAAACAAACACTTTTTAGATCAAATGAAGGAGAAAGTGTTGGATGCCTTGCTAAAAAAGAGACCGGGAAGGTATTGCGAACCCTTGAGAATGAAAATGTTCTTTGTAAGCAGCCTGAATCACCCAAAGTCAATGAGACTGAGAAGGTATTGCCAACCCTTGAGAATGAAAATGTTCTTCGTAAGCATCCTGAATCACCCAAAGTCAATGAGACTGAGAAGGTATTGCCAACCCTTGAGAATGAAAATGTTCTTTGTAAGCAGCCTGAATCACCTAAAGTCAATGAGACTGACAAGGTATTGCCGACccttgaaaatgaaaatgttctTTTAAAGCAGCCTGACTCACCTAAAGTCAAAGATCCTTCGAATATATCATATGGCAAGCAAGCAATGGACTGTGAGATATATGCCGAGTCTGAAGTCTTAAGCACAATGCCTCAGTTCCTTCATTATCCAGAGTTTGACGAACATAGTCGTGCTCAGCCACTTAGGGATCCTATCTGGAC GGGGCAATTTAGATTGAACAATGCAACACATTTTCATCTTGTTGCGTACATGTCAAGTAAAGCTTCTCCAAAATTCAAGTTGGCAGTAACAGAGCTCCCTAAAGTGTTTGATGTAGAGATGTTACCAAGACGGGTTATTTGGCCTCAAAGTTTTGACGTCCATCCACCTAATAGTGATGATATTGCGCTCTATTTTGTTCCCCAATATGCAAG CGATGAGAGGAACTTTAATCGTGTGCTGAACGAAGCAATTGAACAAGACAAGGCTCTCAAAGTCGTCAGTAACAACCTGAAtatcttcattttttcttcGCATTTATTGCCTCCGGATGATAGGC GAATCTCCCAAAAATATTACTTGTGGAGTGTTTTCAAACCAAAGCCAAGAAAATAG
- the LOC123916594 gene encoding uncharacterized protein LOC123916594 isoform X2: MNVCLTCGHRGDSKLLIYCIQCKACAEHSYCLEKIHRNEDGKVIWRCEDCTPNIPKCKPEPSRKSERISYATEAKYKRMIMKKKSCAFRKQTLFRSNEGESVGCLAKKETGKVLRTLENENVLCKQPESPKVNETEKVLPTLENENVLRKHPESPKVNETEKVLPTLENENVLCKQPESPKVNETDKVLPTLENENVLLKQPDSPKVKDPSNISYGKQAMDCEIYAESEVLSTMPQFLHYPEFDEHSRAQPLRDPIWTGQFRLNNATHFHLVAYMSSKASPKFKLAVTELPKVFDVEMLPRRVIWPQSFDVHPPNSDDIALYFVPQYASDERNFNRVLNEAIEQDKALKVVSNNLNIFIFSSHLLPPDDRRISQKYYLWSVFKPKPRK, encoded by the exons ATGAATGTCTGTCTAACATGTGGTCATAGAGGAGATTCAAAGCTCCTCATATACTGTATCCAGTGTAAAGCTTGTGCTGAACATAG TTATTGTCTAGAGAAGATCCACCGGAATGAGGATGGGAAAGTAATCTGGAGATGCGAGGACTGTACTCCAAATATCCCAAAATGCAAACCTGAACCGTCAAGAAAAAGCGAACGCATAAGTTATGCAACTGAAGCTAAATATAAAAGGATGATAATGAAAAAGAAGAGTTGTGCATTTAGAAAACAAACACTTTTTAGATCAAATGAAGGAGAAAGTGTTGGATGCCTTGCTAAAAAAGAGACCGGGAAGGTATTGCGAACCCTTGAGAATGAAAATGTTCTTTGTAAGCAGCCTGAATCACCCAAAGTCAATGAGACTGAGAAGGTATTGCCAACCCTTGAGAATGAAAATGTTCTTCGTAAGCATCCTGAATCACCCAAAGTCAATGAGACTGAGAAGGTATTGCCAACCCTTGAGAATGAAAATGTTCTTTGTAAGCAGCCTGAATCACCTAAAGTCAATGAGACTGACAAGGTATTGCCGACccttgaaaatgaaaatgttctTTTAAAGCAGCCTGACTCACCTAAAGTCAAAGATCCTTCGAATATATCATATGGCAAGCAAGCAATGGACTGTGAGATATATGCCGAGTCTGAAGTCTTAAGCACAATGCCTCAGTTCCTTCATTATCCAGAGTTTGACGAACATAGTCGTGCTCAGCCACTTAGGGATCCTATCTGGAC GGGGCAATTTAGATTGAACAATGCAACACATTTTCATCTTGTTGCGTACATGTCAAGTAAAGCTTCTCCAAAATTCAAGTTGGCAGTAACAGAGCTCCCTAAAGTGTTTGATGTAGAGATGTTACCAAGACGGGTTATTTGGCCTCAAAGTTTTGACGTCCATCCACCTAATAGTGATGATATTGCGCTCTATTTTGTTCCCCAATATGCAAG CGATGAGAGGAACTTTAATCGTGTGCTGAACGAAGCAATTGAACAAGACAAGGCTCTCAAAGTCGTCAGTAACAACCTGAAtatcttcattttttcttcGCATTTATTGCCTCCGGATGATAGGC GAATCTCCCAAAAATATTACTTGTGGAGTGTTTTCAAACCAAAGCCAAGAAAATAG